Proteins found in one Streptomyces sp. CB09001 genomic segment:
- a CDS encoding type I polyketide synthase yields MASTAPEQVVDALRAALKEKERLQAINDRLTEREAEPIAIVAMACRYPGGVTSPQDLWRLVIDEVDAVGPFPVDRGWDLARLYDPDPGTPHTSYTREGGFLYEATEFDATFFGITPREARAIDPQQRLLLETSWEAVERAGIDPATLRGTPTGVFVGTMYDDYMTRFSPAPQEYEGYLGTGSAGSVASGRIAYTFGFEGPAITVDTACSSSLVTLHLAAAALRRGECSLALAGGATVMATPTPFIEFSRQRGLAPDGRCKAFSASADGTGWSEGVGLLLVERLSDARRNGHPVLAVVRGSAVNQDGASNGLTAPNGPAQEQVVRQALAGARLSAAEVDAVEAHGTGTALGDPIEAHALQATYGSARTADQPLYLGSLKSNLGHTQAAAGVGGIIKMTMALQHGVLPRTLHADVPTGHVAWSAGTLALLDKSIPWPERDHPRRAAVSSFGISGTNAHVILEQAPEPRQAPERQAPPLPTVPCPLSAVDEAALRAQARRLHTHLTSGPDTGKEAGSLLDIGFSLATGRSSLPHRTVLLARDRDELLGLLRDVAVGDPVPEVIRGRAAEGRTAFLFAGQGSQRAGMGRTLYQTFPAYAAAFDDVCAAVDPHLERPLRDVAFATEDSPGAGALHRTEYTQPALFAFEVALYRLLTSWGVRPDAVLGHSVGALAAVHAAGVLSLEDAAELAAARGRIMQRLPSGGAMVALRASEQEANALVAGREELVSLAAVNGPDATVLSGDRDALEAAVATFEAAGGKATWLRVSHGFHSPLMEPGLDEIRAVASRLDFREPQCAIVSDLTGRAEDVTALADPEYWVRHARHAVRFADGLDSLTELGCTRLLELGPSGDLVSMATDCLTGDGAGSARTGHELIPVLRRRPPEPAAALTALSRLHACGGAVDWVSVFAGQGARRVELPTYAFQRRPYWLDGSPDIGAPRSDGLTAADHPMLKDVDELPEGARLLRGRLSLAEHPWLADHRVAGEVLVPGTVLLDLVLRAAGEAGLEAVEELVLRAPLVVPDDVEIHLQVFLAADDGSGRRDVVVRSRPAGASGAEAWTPHAHGTVTGQADEADTDLVTAPEVWPPPGAEPAAVHTAPFYARMAERGLEYGPAFRGVQAMWRRGSEVFAEVALSGERQPGHERFTVHPALFDAALHPIALGGLADGGADGGTWLPYSWSGVRVLRSADAKLRVRLAPTGPNAVGITATDSSGRLVMSVDSLTVRPFTAGVAAGERDGLMLPAWEPLSGTAAAPDTSRWAVLAPPSARGGVGPCPGVDLASALSTGAPGDAPQVHHDIAVLTAVDKPAPALLLVPCPASAPGSRADADDIHAAVRHVVAAVQAVLADDRLAGTRVAVLTRDAVAVGGEQRASALAHRAVWGLIRSAQAEHPDRFLLLDEDCTPGSRRALAAVLASSRPQLALRGGIAHRPVLAASDLGTALRPPAGSPHWHLDYVAKETFADLSLRPWPEADAPLTEGQIRVRMRAAGLNFRDVLLSLGVIPASVDGTATGPGQGGEGAGVVLETGPGVTALHPGDRVTGLFHGIGPVAVTDHRLVCRIPDDWSFRQAAAIPVAYLTAYYGLVDLARLRAGESLLVHAGTGGVGTAALQIGRHLGARTYATAGPAKWDALRAAGLPEAHIASSRDLGFERRLLDATGGRGVDVVLNSLAGEFTDASLRLLPRGGRFLDMGKTDRRDRESVAGQHPGVDYLAYDVRDPGPDRIHEILTALQELFAQGALTPPPVSTWDIRNAPDAFRYLSEARHIGKVVLEFPDEDGPWDTARAVLVTGGLGWLGRLVARHLVDRHDVRELVLLGRSAPGEAAARDLAALRETGARVRTVACDAADRDALAAVLGELAADGVRIGGVVHAAGALDDGLLGSLTPGRLDAVLRPKVDAALNLAELTEDLDLSAFVVFSSLAGTLGSPGQGAYAAGNAFLDGLTEYRRSQGRPGVSLVWGLWQGDGGMGAALSDMDLARMARSGVVPLDAGQGLGLLDAGLRRNRPVAVAARWDVEGLRARRAAGGTVPPLLECLLGNTSSRAVAPAPGVPAAVADGGDHLLNTVLHEVAAVLGHSSASAVEPDRTFDEAGFDSLTTVELRNRLAAATGIKLPATFVFDFPTPADLVVHLRARLPDTGGDDARGGVDADSGIFDGLSRIETQVTDLPPDDARRAAVIDRLHNLLTKLNPTTEDA; encoded by the coding sequence ATGGCGTCCACCGCACCAGAGCAAGTCGTCGACGCGCTGCGGGCCGCGCTCAAGGAGAAGGAGCGGCTCCAGGCCATCAACGACCGCCTCACGGAACGCGAGGCCGAACCGATCGCGATCGTCGCGATGGCGTGCCGCTACCCCGGCGGCGTCACGTCCCCGCAGGACCTGTGGCGGCTGGTCATCGACGAGGTGGACGCGGTCGGCCCGTTCCCCGTCGACCGGGGCTGGGACCTGGCACGGCTGTACGACCCGGATCCCGGGACCCCGCACACGTCGTACACCAGGGAAGGCGGATTCCTGTACGAAGCAACGGAGTTCGACGCCACGTTCTTCGGCATCACACCACGTGAGGCACGGGCGATCGACCCGCAGCAGCGGCTGCTGCTCGAAACCTCGTGGGAGGCGGTCGAACGGGCGGGGATCGACCCGGCAACGCTGCGCGGCACACCCACCGGCGTCTTCGTGGGCACCATGTACGACGACTACATGACCCGGTTCTCCCCGGCGCCGCAGGAGTACGAGGGATACCTGGGCACCGGCAGCGCGGGCAGCGTGGCTTCCGGGCGCATCGCCTACACCTTCGGCTTCGAGGGGCCGGCCATCACCGTGGACACGGCGTGTTCCTCCTCGCTGGTCACGCTGCACCTGGCCGCCGCCGCGCTGCGTCGCGGTGAATGCTCACTGGCCCTGGCGGGCGGCGCGACCGTGATGGCGACACCGACGCCGTTCATCGAGTTCAGCAGGCAACGCGGCCTGGCCCCGGACGGCCGGTGCAAGGCGTTCTCCGCCTCGGCCGACGGGACCGGCTGGTCCGAGGGAGTGGGGCTGCTGCTCGTCGAACGGCTCTCCGACGCACGGCGCAACGGCCACCCGGTACTGGCGGTGGTGCGGGGCTCCGCCGTCAACCAGGACGGCGCCAGCAACGGACTCACGGCGCCGAACGGGCCGGCGCAGGAGCAGGTCGTCCGACAGGCCCTCGCCGGCGCGCGCCTGTCCGCGGCCGAGGTGGACGCCGTGGAGGCGCACGGCACCGGCACGGCCCTCGGTGACCCGATCGAAGCCCACGCGCTGCAAGCCACCTACGGCAGCGCACGCACCGCGGACCAACCCCTGTATCTGGGCTCCCTCAAATCGAATCTCGGGCACACCCAGGCCGCTGCCGGCGTCGGTGGAATCATCAAGATGACCATGGCCCTGCAGCACGGTGTCCTGCCCAGAACGCTGCACGCCGACGTGCCCACCGGGCATGTCGCATGGTCCGCCGGCACGCTGGCGCTCCTCGACAAGTCGATCCCCTGGCCCGAGCGCGACCACCCGCGACGGGCCGCCGTGTCCTCCTTCGGCATCAGCGGAACCAACGCCCACGTCATCCTGGAACAGGCGCCCGAACCGCGGCAGGCGCCGGAGCGGCAGGCGCCGCCGCTGCCCACCGTGCCCTGCCCGCTCTCCGCGGTCGACGAAGCCGCGCTCCGGGCGCAGGCCCGGCGTCTGCACACACACCTCACCTCCGGCCCGGACACCGGGAAGGAGGCCGGGAGCCTGCTCGACATCGGCTTCTCGCTGGCAACCGGCCGCAGCAGTCTGCCCCATCGCACGGTGCTGCTCGCCAGAGACCGGGACGAGCTCCTCGGCCTGCTGCGGGACGTGGCCGTCGGCGACCCGGTCCCGGAGGTGATCCGCGGCCGCGCCGCCGAGGGCAGGACGGCGTTCCTCTTCGCCGGGCAGGGATCCCAGCGGGCCGGCATGGGCCGGACGCTGTACCAGACGTTTCCCGCCTACGCGGCGGCCTTCGACGACGTGTGCGCCGCGGTGGACCCCCATCTGGAACGTCCACTGCGAGACGTGGCCTTCGCGACGGAGGACTCCCCCGGCGCCGGAGCGCTGCACCGCACCGAATACACCCAGCCGGCGCTCTTCGCCTTCGAAGTGGCCCTGTACCGGCTGTTGACGTCCTGGGGCGTGCGGCCGGACGCGGTCCTCGGCCACTCCGTGGGCGCGCTCGCCGCCGTACACGCCGCAGGGGTGCTCTCTCTCGAAGATGCCGCCGAACTCGCCGCCGCACGAGGCCGCATCATGCAGCGGCTGCCGTCGGGCGGGGCGATGGTGGCGCTGCGTGCCTCCGAGCAGGAGGCCAACGCCCTGGTAGCCGGGCGGGAGGAGCTCGTCTCCCTGGCAGCCGTCAACGGCCCCGACGCCACCGTGCTCTCGGGCGACCGCGACGCCCTCGAAGCCGCCGTCGCGACGTTCGAGGCGGCCGGCGGCAAGGCCACCTGGCTACGCGTCAGCCACGGCTTCCACTCGCCCTTGATGGAACCGGGCCTGGACGAGATCCGGGCCGTCGCCTCGCGCCTGGACTTCCGGGAGCCGCAGTGCGCCATCGTCTCGGACCTGACGGGGCGCGCCGAGGACGTGACCGCACTGGCCGACCCCGAGTACTGGGTACGGCACGCGCGGCACGCGGTCCGCTTCGCGGACGGCCTCGACAGCCTCACCGAGCTCGGCTGCACGCGGCTGCTGGAGCTCGGCCCTTCCGGCGACCTCGTGTCGATGGCCACCGACTGTCTCACCGGCGACGGAGCCGGTTCGGCACGCACCGGACACGAACTGATACCGGTCCTTCGCCGGCGGCCTCCGGAGCCCGCCGCCGCGTTGACCGCGCTCTCCCGGCTGCACGCCTGCGGCGGGGCCGTCGACTGGGTCTCGGTCTTCGCCGGCCAGGGCGCCCGCCGGGTCGAGCTGCCGACGTACGCCTTCCAACGCCGCCCGTACTGGCTGGACGGCTCACCGGACATCGGTGCCCCGCGCTCCGACGGGCTCACCGCCGCGGATCATCCGATGCTCAAAGACGTCGACGAACTGCCCGAGGGAGCACGGCTGTTGAGAGGACGCCTTTCCCTCGCGGAGCATCCGTGGCTGGCCGACCACCGGGTCGCGGGCGAGGTTCTGGTGCCCGGCACCGTACTGCTCGACCTGGTGCTGCGTGCTGCGGGCGAGGCGGGCCTGGAAGCGGTGGAAGAACTCGTCCTGCGGGCCCCGCTGGTCGTGCCGGACGACGTGGAGATCCATCTGCAGGTGTTCCTCGCGGCCGACGACGGCTCGGGTCGGCGGGACGTCGTCGTCCGCTCCCGGCCGGCGGGCGCGAGCGGAGCGGAAGCCTGGACGCCGCATGCCCACGGCACGGTCACGGGCCAGGCGGACGAGGCCGACACCGACCTGGTGACCGCCCCCGAGGTGTGGCCGCCCCCTGGCGCCGAACCGGCCGCTGTGCACACGGCGCCGTTCTATGCCCGGATGGCCGAGCGGGGCCTGGAATACGGGCCCGCGTTCCGCGGCGTACAAGCGATGTGGCGGCGCGGGAGTGAGGTCTTCGCCGAGGTGGCACTGTCCGGCGAGCGGCAACCCGGCCACGAACGTTTCACCGTGCACCCGGCCCTGTTCGACGCGGCCCTGCACCCGATCGCTCTCGGCGGCCTGGCCGACGGCGGAGCGGACGGCGGCACCTGGCTGCCGTACTCGTGGTCCGGGGTACGCGTGCTCCGGAGTGCCGACGCGAAGCTTCGCGTCAGGCTGGCACCGACGGGCCCGAACGCGGTCGGCATCACCGCGACGGACTCCTCGGGCAGGCTGGTCATGTCCGTCGACTCGTTGACGGTGCGTCCGTTCACGGCGGGCGTCGCCGCCGGTGAGCGCGACGGCCTGATGCTTCCGGCGTGGGAACCGTTGTCCGGCACCGCTGCCGCGCCGGACACGAGCCGCTGGGCGGTGCTCGCCCCGCCGTCGGCCCGAGGCGGCGTCGGGCCGTGTCCCGGCGTCGACCTCGCGTCCGCACTCAGCACCGGCGCGCCCGGTGACGCCCCGCAGGTCCACCACGACATCGCCGTACTCACCGCCGTGGACAAGCCCGCGCCCGCCCTCCTCCTGGTGCCCTGTCCGGCCTCGGCGCCGGGCAGCCGTGCGGACGCCGATGACATCCACGCGGCCGTGCGCCACGTAGTGGCCGCAGTGCAAGCGGTGCTCGCCGACGACCGGCTGGCCGGGACCCGTGTGGCGGTGCTCACCCGCGACGCCGTGGCCGTCGGCGGCGAGCAACGCGCGAGCGCGCTCGCCCACCGTGCCGTCTGGGGCCTGATCCGCTCCGCACAGGCCGAGCACCCTGACCGATTCCTCCTGCTCGACGAGGACTGCACACCCGGCTCCCGGCGCGCCCTGGCCGCGGTGCTCGCCTCCTCCCGGCCGCAGCTCGCCCTGCGTGGCGGCATCGCGCACCGGCCGGTCCTCGCCGCGTCGGACCTGGGCACGGCCCTGCGCCCGCCGGCCGGCAGCCCGCACTGGCACCTCGACTACGTGGCCAAGGAGACCTTCGCCGATCTGTCCCTGCGGCCCTGGCCCGAGGCGGACGCCCCGCTCACCGAGGGCCAGATCAGGGTGCGGATGCGGGCCGCGGGCCTGAACTTCCGTGACGTCCTGCTGTCACTGGGGGTGATCCCCGCTTCCGTGGACGGGACCGCCACCGGACCGGGCCAGGGCGGCGAGGGCGCCGGCGTCGTCCTGGAGACCGGCCCGGGTGTCACCGCCCTGCACCCCGGCGACCGGGTGACCGGGCTGTTCCACGGCATCGGGCCGGTCGCGGTGACCGACCACCGGCTGGTCTGCCGGATCCCCGACGACTGGTCCTTCCGCCAGGCAGCCGCGATCCCGGTGGCCTATCTCACCGCCTACTACGGCCTGGTGGACCTTGCGCGGCTGCGTGCGGGCGAGTCGCTGCTCGTGCACGCCGGCACCGGAGGCGTGGGTACCGCCGCCCTCCAGATCGGGCGACACCTCGGTGCGCGGACGTACGCCACCGCCGGCCCGGCCAAATGGGACGCGCTGCGCGCCGCGGGACTGCCCGAAGCGCACATCGCCTCCTCCCGTGACCTGGGATTCGAGCGTCGCCTGCTGGACGCCACCGGGGGCAGGGGGGTGGACGTGGTGCTCAACTCCCTCGCGGGGGAGTTCACCGATGCGTCGCTGCGTCTGCTTCCACGCGGCGGCCGGTTCCTGGACATGGGCAAGACCGACCGGCGCGACCGCGAGAGCGTGGCCGGGCAGCACCCGGGCGTCGATTACCTCGCCTACGACGTGCGCGATCCCGGCCCCGACCGCATCCACGAGATCCTCACCGCCCTCCAGGAGCTCTTCGCACAAGGCGCGCTCACCCCGCCCCCGGTGTCGACCTGGGACATCCGCAACGCGCCGGACGCGTTCCGGTACCTGAGCGAAGCACGACACATCGGCAAGGTCGTGCTGGAGTTCCCCGACGAGGACGGGCCGTGGGACACCGCCCGGGCCGTCCTCGTCACCGGCGGGCTCGGATGGCTGGGTCGGCTTGTCGCCCGGCACCTGGTGGACCGGCACGACGTGCGCGAGCTTGTACTGCTGGGCCGCAGCGCGCCCGGCGAGGCCGCGGCACGGGACCTGGCCGCGCTGCGCGAGACCGGGGCGCGGGTCCGCACAGTGGCCTGCGACGCGGCCGACCGCGACGCGTTGGCGGCCGTTCTCGGCGAACTCGCCGCGGACGGAGTGCGGATCGGCGGCGTCGTCCACGCGGCGGGGGCCCTGGACGACGGGCTCCTCGGCTCCCTGACCCCGGGCCGGCTCGACGCCGTACTGCGCCCCAAGGTCGACGCTGCCCTCAACCTCGCCGAACTCACCGAGGACCTGGACCTCTCCGCGTTCGTCGTCTTCTCGTCGCTCGCCGGAACGCTCGGTTCTCCGGGACAGGGCGCCTATGCGGCCGGCAACGCGTTCCTCGACGGCCTGACGGAGTACCGGCGTTCACAGGGGCGCCCAGGTGTCTCGCTGGTATGGGGCCTGTGGCAGGGGGATGGCGGCATGGGTGCCGCCCTGAGCGACATGGACCTCGCCCGGATGGCTCGCAGCGGAGTGGTGCCGCTGGACGCCGGGCAGGGCCTCGGACTGCTGGACGCCGGGCTCCGCCGGAACAGGCCGGTGGCCGTCGCCGCGCGGTGGGACGTCGAGGGCCTGCGTGCGCGGCGCGCCGCGGGCGGCACCGTGCCTCCGCTGCTGGAGTGCCTGCTCGGCAACACGTCCTCGCGCGCCGTCGCCCCCGCCCCCGGTGTGCCGGCCGCCGTGGCGGACGGCGGCGATCACCTTCTGAACACCGTGCTCCATGAGGTCGCAGCCGTTCTCGGTCACTCCTCGGCCTCGGCCGTCGAGCCCGACCGCACCTTCGACGAGGCGGGCTTCGACTCGCTCACCACCGTGGAACTGCGCAACCGGCTCGCCGCCGCCACCGGAATCAAGCTGCCCGCCACCTTCGTCTTCGACTTTCCGACACCGGCCGATCTGGTCGTCCACCTGCGCGCCCGACTCCCGGACACCGGTGGCGACGACGCACGCGGCGGCGTGGATGCCGACTCCGGGATATTCGACGGCCTCTCCCGGATCGAGACGCAAGTGACCGATCTTCCACCCGACGACGCCCGGCGTGCCGCGGTGATCGACCGGTTGCACAACCTGCTGACCAAGCTGAACCCGACGACGGAGGACGCGTAG
- a CDS encoding alpha-hydroxy-acid oxidizing protein → MIKEILLAGLRGVRPPLSTDLTRLEDAAREVLEPNAFGYVAGNAGTGVSTRNNREAFDRLRLVPRMMRGTARRDMSVSLLGHRLPSPVLLAPVAAQGAVHPEGELATVRGAAAVGLPFVLSSFASRTLEEVAAAAGPEPRWFQLYLPTERTVAESLVRRAEASGYTALVVTVDAPSFGYRPVDLDAAHSPFLQGIGISNYTDDPAFRADLPPEADRLAVLAHWAGTATDPALTWDDLAWLRRCTELPVLVKGVLHPDDARLALEYGADGVVVSNHGGRQLDGCVASLDALPAVRAAVGDAAAVLLDSGVRTGPDVLKALALGADAVLLGRPYVYGLALGGQHGVEHVLRCLLADLDLGLALAGCACVADVTAELLTPPGGIPGVHHP, encoded by the coding sequence TTGATCAAGGAAATACTCCTGGCCGGCCTGCGGGGCGTTCGTCCGCCGCTCTCCACCGACCTGACCCGGCTGGAGGACGCGGCACGCGAAGTGCTGGAGCCGAACGCCTTCGGCTACGTCGCGGGCAATGCCGGCACCGGCGTGAGCACCCGCAACAACCGTGAGGCATTCGACCGCCTGCGGCTGGTGCCACGGATGATGCGCGGCACCGCTCGGCGCGACATGTCGGTGTCGCTGCTCGGCCATCGCCTGCCGTCGCCCGTACTGCTCGCCCCGGTGGCCGCCCAGGGTGCGGTGCACCCCGAGGGCGAGCTCGCCACCGTCCGCGGTGCGGCGGCGGTGGGCCTGCCGTTCGTTCTGTCCTCCTTCGCCTCCCGGACGCTGGAGGAGGTCGCCGCTGCGGCGGGTCCAGAGCCGCGGTGGTTCCAGCTCTACCTGCCCACGGAGCGAACCGTGGCGGAGTCCCTGGTACGCCGGGCGGAAGCGAGCGGCTACACGGCGCTGGTCGTCACCGTCGACGCCCCGAGCTTCGGCTACCGGCCGGTGGACCTCGACGCGGCCCATTCACCGTTCCTCCAGGGCATCGGCATCTCCAACTACACGGACGACCCCGCATTCCGCGCAGATCTTCCCCCGGAAGCCGACCGGCTCGCGGTCCTCGCGCACTGGGCGGGCACCGCCACCGACCCGGCACTCACCTGGGACGACCTGGCCTGGCTGCGCCGATGCACCGAGCTGCCCGTGCTGGTCAAGGGCGTCCTGCACCCCGACGACGCCCGGCTGGCGCTGGAGTACGGGGCGGACGGCGTGGTGGTCTCCAATCATGGCGGACGCCAGCTCGACGGCTGTGTGGCCAGCCTGGACGCGTTGCCGGCGGTACGCGCGGCAGTGGGCGACGCCGCTGCGGTACTGCTCGACTCCGGAGTCCGGACCGGCCCCGACGTCCTCAAGGCGCTCGCGCTGGGCGCGGACGCGGTGCTGCTGGGCAGGCCCTACGTCTACGGACTCGCCCTCGGCGGACAGCACGGGGTCGAGCATGTGCTGCGCTGCCTGCTGGCGGATCTCGACCTGGGCTTGGCGCTGGCGGGCTGCGCCTGCGTAGCCGATGTCACGGCAGAACTCCTCACACCGCCGGGAGGAATCCCCGGCGTGCACCACCCCTGA
- a CDS encoding M20/M25/M40 family metallo-hydrolase, which produces MDRLAGSAEDLQARLWMAEHLHAQGLESWTDETGNVFGHAPGVGDSRLLLGSHTDTVPAGGRLDGAYGVMAAMEVLTTLHEHGHPAARCLEIVSFWDEEGARPDSSGGMVGSTALCQSPHLALIDSFVELHIEQGPRMEEAGQELCVVEGIVGVDRHLIRTVGEPNHAGTTPFPLRKDAGRALMRTAAVVQELLRSVHDTVVGNIGTVTLDPGAPNVVPGAAQMVVEIRAPHEESLARCADMVLERARTIAQEEGCTVEHQLLSHKPVVDFDDGMRALLEKVTLGTGRATGSLYSYAGHDAGVMSAHVPTGMVFVPSARGVSHSPREYTPEHLLVQGAQVLLDAVIAHTEARTAPGSSGSTGAAWNARA; this is translated from the coding sequence GTGGACCGCTTGGCCGGCTCCGCCGAGGATCTTCAGGCCCGCCTCTGGATGGCGGAGCACCTGCACGCTCAAGGGCTGGAGTCCTGGACCGACGAGACCGGCAATGTCTTCGGTCACGCTCCCGGAGTCGGCGACAGCCGACTGCTTCTCGGCTCGCACACCGACACCGTACCCGCCGGCGGCCGGCTCGACGGAGCGTACGGGGTCATGGCCGCCATGGAGGTGCTGACGACCCTCCACGAACACGGCCATCCCGCCGCCCGATGCCTGGAGATCGTGAGCTTCTGGGACGAGGAGGGCGCCCGGCCCGACTCCTCCGGCGGCATGGTCGGCTCCACCGCTCTGTGCCAGAGCCCTCATCTGGCCCTGATCGACTCCTTCGTCGAGCTGCACATCGAGCAGGGCCCTCGCATGGAAGAAGCGGGCCAGGAACTGTGTGTGGTCGAGGGGATCGTGGGTGTCGACCGACACCTCATCCGTACGGTGGGCGAACCCAATCATGCCGGGACCACTCCGTTTCCGCTCCGCAAGGACGCCGGGCGGGCTCTCATGCGTACGGCAGCCGTCGTCCAGGAGCTCCTCCGCTCGGTCCACGACACCGTCGTCGGAAACATAGGAACGGTGACCCTGGATCCGGGCGCCCCCAATGTGGTCCCGGGCGCCGCGCAGATGGTCGTCGAGATCCGGGCGCCGCACGAGGAGTCGCTCGCGCGGTGCGCCGACATGGTCCTGGAGCGGGCGAGGACGATCGCCCAGGAGGAGGGGTGCACGGTGGAGCACCAGCTGCTCTCGCACAAGCCGGTGGTCGACTTCGACGACGGCATGCGCGCGCTGCTGGAGAAGGTGACGCTCGGCACGGGCCGTGCCACCGGCTCCCTGTACAGCTATGCGGGCCACGACGCCGGCGTGATGAGCGCGCACGTCCCCACCGGGATGGTGTTCGTGCCCAGCGCGCGGGGGGTGAGCCACTCCCCGCGCGAATACACCCCCGAGCATCTGCTCGTGCAAGGTGCTCAGGTCCTGCTCGATGCCGTGATCGCCCACACCGAAGCCAGGACGGCTCCCGGCTCCTCAGGAAGCACCGGCGCCGCCTGGAACGCGAGAGCGTGA
- a CDS encoding alpha/beta fold hydrolase, with product MIGAVRRHDQSGWIRQYHDPAAGGPTLVCFPHAGGSAAAYFRLSAELSQVAEVLVVQYPGRQDRMAEAAVEDVRELADRIREALLPWKERELALFGHSMGSVVAYETGLRLQSEPDGASPIGLIASGRTAPSVRRDRGLHRMDDAGIIAEMAELSGTDPALLDDAEMLAVVIPPMRSDFRAAETYRCDPGTRLRCPITAYGGDVDPQVSYDDLIRWGEHTASAFATRVFSGGHFYLQQRPTEVMAAVRTDLDGFRSGRHLDSGPFPAGKEEAHP from the coding sequence ATGATCGGCGCTGTACGAAGGCACGACCAGAGCGGTTGGATACGTCAGTACCACGATCCCGCGGCCGGCGGACCGACCCTGGTGTGCTTCCCGCACGCCGGGGGGTCGGCCGCCGCGTACTTCCGGCTCTCCGCCGAACTGTCCCAGGTGGCGGAAGTGCTGGTCGTGCAGTACCCGGGCCGCCAGGACCGCATGGCAGAGGCCGCCGTCGAAGACGTCAGGGAACTGGCGGACCGGATCCGCGAGGCCCTGCTTCCATGGAAGGAACGGGAGTTGGCGCTGTTCGGACACAGTATGGGATCGGTCGTGGCGTACGAGACCGGCCTGCGCCTGCAGAGCGAACCGGACGGCGCGTCACCCATCGGCCTGATCGCCTCCGGCAGGACCGCGCCCTCGGTCCGACGGGACCGGGGCCTGCACCGCATGGACGACGCGGGCATCATCGCCGAGATGGCCGAGCTGTCCGGGACGGACCCTGCGCTCCTGGACGACGCGGAGATGCTGGCCGTCGTGATCCCGCCCATGCGATCGGACTTCCGGGCGGCCGAGACCTACCGATGCGACCCGGGTACGAGGCTCCGGTGCCCGATCACCGCCTACGGCGGGGACGTCGACCCGCAGGTGTCGTACGACGACCTCATCCGGTGGGGTGAGCACACGGCGTCCGCATTCGCCACGCGTGTCTTCTCGGGCGGCCACTTCTATCTCCAGCAGAGGCCGACCGAGGTGATGGCGGCGGTGCGAACGGATCTCGACGGCTTCAGGTCGGGACGACACCTGGATTCGGGGCCCTTCCCGGCCGGGAAGGAGGAGGCACACCCGTGA
- a CDS encoding TIGR00730 family Rossman fold protein, with the protein MAGDREPGTVTGQGGGLAVAVFCGARPGHLPRVIEYAEEVGALLGTRGHRLVYGAGGVGVMGAVARSAQRHGAPVTGVIPRFLRELERDDMAPEQELVVTEDMFERKKVMFDLADAFLALPGGYGTLDEVIEVVSLNYLGQNPRPLVLLGVDDFWTPLLRTLTAVQDRGFTRNSIPAPFEIADDPAAAVAAVEKMSTLHGRR; encoded by the coding sequence ATGGCAGGCGACAGGGAACCCGGCACGGTCACCGGGCAGGGTGGCGGCCTGGCGGTGGCGGTCTTCTGCGGCGCCAGGCCCGGACACCTACCGCGCGTGATCGAGTACGCCGAGGAGGTCGGTGCTCTCCTCGGCACCCGCGGGCACCGCCTGGTGTACGGCGCCGGCGGGGTCGGAGTCATGGGGGCAGTGGCACGCTCGGCGCAGCGCCACGGTGCCCCGGTCACCGGAGTGATACCCCGCTTCCTGCGGGAGCTGGAACGCGACGACATGGCCCCCGAGCAGGAACTGGTGGTCACCGAGGACATGTTCGAACGCAAGAAGGTCATGTTCGACTTGGCCGACGCGTTCCTCGCCCTGCCCGGAGGGTACGGCACCTTGGACGAGGTCATCGAGGTCGTTTCCCTCAACTACCTCGGACAGAACCCCAGGCCCCTGGTCCTGCTGGGCGTCGACGACTTCTGGACGCCGTTGCTGCGCACCCTCACCGCAGTCCAGGACCGCGGATTCACCCGCAATTCCATTCCGGCACCGTTCGAGATTGCCGACGATCCGGCTGCGGCCGTCGCGGCCGTGGAGAAGATGTCCACACTGCACGGCAGGCGGTAG